In Symmachiella dynata, the following are encoded in one genomic region:
- a CDS encoding glycosyltransferase family 87 protein, with product MDASSAQIRQRLILIAAIAVGGIVITVRTERSSSDLRGFHAVWVANWQQPSVENRPDPEDPYAPSFYVLFAPLGALPLWGAALVIYLINIGCAWGIVRLTIGLLNLPPPDYAQLWIPVVGVAPFFLGTLTLGQNTLILMCLVLGAYTFARQGREFRGGCLIGLATAIKVYPVLFLVPFALRLRWKVCAGFLATIVFVAGGLGTLFFGYETNVGWYHSWGRFVTRADQDRLEDPAFPRSMRCTARYNNQAVHAVLARVMMDVPAKWYGDRFQVNLLKCDAATWRRARTGATLFFAGLGIAALCGLRLNRRRQLPRLLPVAETGGGISRDARELGMVCSWFFLTSPMVWTHYLVWAFFPLACVVRQRPHRPRMAMFVIGAWFAAECLIGSKFSRAIGVNLWAGLLLFSWFAVPALHAMTMRFVNYRRNLDDGPIPLSTRSGDKNKRRAA from the coding sequence ATGGATGCCTCGTCTGCTCAAATTCGCCAACGCCTAATTCTTATCGCTGCGATTGCTGTCGGCGGCATTGTGATCACGGTGCGGACTGAGCGTTCCAGCAGCGACTTGCGGGGGTTTCATGCCGTTTGGGTGGCAAACTGGCAGCAGCCGTCGGTGGAGAATCGCCCCGACCCCGAAGACCCCTACGCTCCTTCGTTCTATGTGCTGTTCGCTCCGCTGGGCGCGCTGCCGTTGTGGGGGGCGGCGCTGGTGATTTATTTGATCAATATTGGCTGCGCGTGGGGCATTGTGCGGCTGACGATCGGGTTGTTGAATCTCCCGCCGCCGGATTACGCGCAGCTGTGGATCCCGGTGGTCGGCGTTGCTCCGTTTTTTCTGGGGACGTTAACGCTGGGGCAAAACACCCTGATTTTGATGTGTTTGGTGCTGGGAGCATATACCTTTGCGCGGCAAGGACGCGAGTTTCGTGGCGGTTGCTTGATCGGGTTGGCGACGGCGATCAAGGTGTATCCGGTGCTGTTTTTGGTGCCGTTTGCATTGCGGTTGCGGTGGAAGGTGTGCGCCGGTTTTCTCGCGACGATTGTTTTCGTGGCGGGCGGGCTGGGGACGTTGTTTTTTGGCTACGAAACCAACGTGGGTTGGTACCACAGTTGGGGCCGGTTCGTCACGCGTGCGGATCAGGATCGACTCGAGGATCCGGCGTTTCCGCGGTCGATGCGCTGCACCGCGCGGTACAACAACCAAGCTGTGCATGCTGTCTTGGCACGGGTGATGATGGATGTGCCGGCCAAGTGGTATGGCGATCGATTTCAAGTGAACCTACTGAAGTGTGATGCGGCAACGTGGCGACGGGCACGGACTGGAGCGACGCTGTTTTTCGCCGGTCTGGGAATTGCCGCACTGTGTGGCTTGCGCCTCAACCGACGACGGCAATTGCCGCGTTTGCTGCCTGTGGCGGAGACCGGGGGCGGTATTTCCCGCGATGCCCGGGAGTTGGGAATGGTTTGCAGTTGGTTTTTTCTGACAAGCCCCATGGTCTGGACACACTATTTGGTGTGGGCATTTTTTCCGTTGGCGTGCGTTGTGCGGCAACGGCCGCATCGTCCGCGGATGGCGATGTTTGTCATCGGTGCATGGTTCGCGGCGGAGTGTTTGATCGGTAGCAAATTCAGCCGGGCGATCGGCGTGAATTTGTGGGCGGGGTTATTGCTGTTCAGCTGGTTCGCCGTGCCGGCGCTGCATGCGATGACGATGCGGTTCGTGAATTATCGACGGAACCTCGATGACGGTCCGATCCCGTTGTCGACACGGTCTGGTGACAAAAACAAGCGCCGCGCGGCCTAA
- a CDS encoding DUF6800 family protein yields MGCVERDREMKRRRKRREKLQKLRKVYANAASEGEKAELLAKARKISPLFTFDE; encoded by the coding sequence ATGGGTTGTGTCGAACGTGATCGGGAAATGAAACGCCGCCGCAAACGTCGTGAAAAGTTGCAGAAGCTTCGCAAAGTCTATGCCAACGCTGCTAGCGAAGGTGAAAAGGCCGAATTGCTGGCCAAAGCACGGAAAATCAGCCCGTTGTTTACATTTGATGAGTAG